In Triticum aestivum cultivar Chinese Spring chromosome 5B, IWGSC CS RefSeq v2.1, whole genome shotgun sequence, the following proteins share a genomic window:
- the LOC123113376 gene encoding 26S proteasome non-ATPase regulatory subunit 10 yields MAAAMEVDAGGEKPSEKELFLAAESGAAGVFSSLAPADLAAALSLRNEDGRSLIHVAASSARPEAVAALVAAGGDAVASAVNGKDEEGWAPIHSVASSGNAQIIDILLDHGANVDLTTDAGRTALHYAASKGRLNIAEMLIAHRANVNKKDKFGCTPLHRAASTGNAELCEYLLEEGADIDAVDKLGQSPLMHAVICEDRGVAFLLIRHGADVDIEDKEGYTVLGRASDSFRPALIDAAKAMLEG; encoded by the exons ATGGCCGCGGCAATGGAGGTCGACGCCGGCGGGGAGAAGCCGTCGGAGAAGGAGCTCTTCCTCGCCGCGGAGTCCGGGGCCGCCGGCGTCTTCTCCTCCCTCGCCCCCGCCGACCTCGCCGCAGCCCTCTCCCTCCGCAACGAGGACGGCCGCTCCCTCATCCacgtcgccgcctcctccgcccgccCCGAG GCCGTCGCCGCGCTTGTGGCTGCGGGGGGCGACGCCGTGGCGAGCGCCGTGAACGGGAAGGACGAGGAAGGGTGGGCGCCCATTCACTCGGTGGCCAGCAGCGGCAACGCCCAGATCATCGACATCCTGCTCGATCACG GTGCGAATGTTGATTTGACTACTGATGCTGGCCGAACTGCTCTTCACTATGCTGCTAGTAAAGGAAGGCTTAACATTGCTGAAATGCTGATAGCTCATCGTGCAAATGTCAACAAGAAAGATAAG TTTGGCTGCACACCCCTGCATAGAGCTGCGAGTACTGGAAATGCTGAGCTGTGTGAATACCTGCTTGAAGAAGGCGCAGATATTGATGCAGTTGACAAGCTAGGACAATCACCTCTAATGCATGCCGTCATATGCGAGGACAGAGGG GTTGCCTTTCTGCTGATCAGACATGGTGCCGATGTTGACATTGAAGACAAGGAGGGCTACACTGTCCTTGGCCGAGCCTCTGATAGCTTCAGGCCTGCACTGATTGATGCGGCCAAGGCAATGCTCGAAGGCTGA